In Pseudobdellovibrionaceae bacterium, the following proteins share a genomic window:
- a CDS encoding DUF1688 family protein produces the protein MSDQVLPFTQAGLDEVFSPSRIRSQAQKLKDFCEAGEGSFVLHEEKLPQVIEYVNKVIDTRHPKGEIPYHSREGHFQVGGVDRLARLNEVLKGIDRLEKVRAKLDLMIVSVLLDAGAGTQWQYLETATGKLVSRSEGLAVASLDMFLRGAFSSEPQTKWQADGGGLLHLTKERLSEGFQVSVGNPLVGVDGRLSLMHSLGHVVEEDKEVFGGFYSRPGHILDLLMRKYPNQKLPASDLLKLLLKSLSPIWPDRVRMGTFNLGDVWHHPALGGRDSWEGLQPFHKLTQWLTYSLLSPLEEAGFEVIGLNDLTGLPEYRNGGLLVDSGLISLRKPELLDETHRPGSPLVVEWRALTIHYLDSIHKGLCQLRGTSPVDFPLVKALEGGTWWAGRKIANEKRPGGAPPIKLASDGTVF, from the coding sequence ATGAGTGATCAGGTTTTGCCCTTTACTCAGGCGGGTCTGGACGAGGTGTTTTCACCCTCACGTATTCGCAGCCAGGCGCAAAAGCTCAAAGATTTTTGTGAAGCAGGTGAGGGGAGTTTTGTTCTTCACGAAGAAAAGCTTCCTCAGGTGATTGAGTATGTCAATAAAGTGATTGATACCCGCCATCCGAAGGGCGAGATTCCTTACCACTCGCGGGAGGGGCATTTTCAAGTGGGCGGAGTTGACCGCTTAGCTCGGCTTAACGAAGTTTTAAAGGGTATCGATCGCTTGGAAAAGGTGCGTGCCAAATTGGATCTGATGATCGTGTCAGTCTTGCTGGATGCCGGAGCAGGAACCCAGTGGCAATATCTGGAAACTGCAACCGGAAAGCTGGTGTCCCGCTCTGAGGGTCTGGCTGTAGCATCTCTCGATATGTTTTTGCGTGGGGCTTTTTCCAGCGAGCCGCAGACTAAATGGCAGGCAGATGGAGGTGGTCTTCTTCATCTAACCAAAGAGCGGTTGTCAGAGGGTTTTCAGGTTTCTGTCGGCAATCCGTTGGTGGGGGTGGATGGGCGACTGAGTCTGATGCATTCTCTGGGTCACGTGGTTGAAGAGGACAAAGAAGTTTTTGGCGGGTTTTATTCTCGCCCAGGGCATATTCTAGACCTCCTGATGCGTAAGTATCCCAACCAAAAACTACCGGCATCAGATCTTTTGAAGCTCTTGTTAAAGTCACTCAGCCCCATTTGGCCGGATCGCGTTCGCATGGGGACATTTAATCTGGGAGATGTGTGGCACCATCCCGCCTTGGGTGGCAGGGATTCTTGGGAGGGCCTCCAGCCCTTTCATAAATTGACCCAGTGGTTGACCTACTCCCTTTTAAGTCCCCTTGAAGAGGCAGGATTTGAGGTCATAGGTCTTAATGATTTAACCGGCCTGCCGGAGTATCGCAACGGTGGTTTGCTGGTTGATTCGGGCCTGATCAGTTTGCGAAAGCCGGAGTTGCTGGATGAAACTCACCGCCCCGGTAGTCCCTTGGTTGTCGAGTGGCGGGCATTAACGATTCATTACCTGGATTCCATCCACAAGGGTCTCTGCCAGCTCAGAGGAACAAGTCCGGTGGACTTTCCCCTAGTCAAAGCTCTGGAAGGGGGAACCTGGTGGGCCGGTCGGAAAATTGCCAATGAAAAACGTCCGGGCGGAGCGCCGCCGATTAAGCTGGCGAGCGACGGCACTGTTTTTTAG
- a CDS encoding DUF3179 domain-containing protein: protein MPKFLAGLIIVAVSIALLRTGLKRDQDPPEIHLPVPVNTRPFSLPLNNPSTTKVAAATHMEDEDIVVGVITPHGGRAYPWWVLVSYHVVNDSYGRLPVLVTLCEVCSGASAFIATVEELEDDTTLTFKVCGFAKGTYEICDHQTLSTWHPFRGVAGGGRLSGLKLERLSTQVATWKDWKSNFPDSEVVVASRELLLREHGTDERTAFGHPYIPEYFFPTSNTNDLRLPLNAPVVGMPPQHGQGEIAIPLRDINLSPEPKIFELDGGQILVIPRQLRSALVFWLNGLTIEGWSFDESSQHIRNGELRWSLVGEPLSKQEPLERADFYIAEWYEWVSSYPESPLFGHKPDETNP, encoded by the coding sequence ATGCCTAAATTCCTGGCTGGACTGATCATTGTAGCTGTCAGTATTGCCCTCTTGCGTACCGGTTTAAAAAGGGATCAGGACCCACCGGAAATTCACCTGCCTGTACCAGTCAATACCCGCCCGTTTTCCCTGCCTCTCAATAACCCCTCAACGACCAAAGTTGCGGCTGCAACTCATATGGAGGACGAAGATATTGTTGTGGGTGTTATCACTCCCCATGGGGGTCGGGCCTACCCTTGGTGGGTGTTGGTGAGCTACCATGTGGTGAATGACTCCTATGGACGATTGCCTGTCTTGGTCACCCTTTGTGAGGTATGCAGTGGCGCCAGCGCTTTTATCGCCACCGTCGAAGAGCTAGAGGACGACACGACATTAACTTTTAAGGTCTGTGGCTTTGCCAAAGGAACCTATGAGATCTGTGACCACCAAACCCTCTCTACCTGGCACCCCTTCCGTGGTGTCGCGGGCGGAGGAAGACTTTCAGGCCTCAAGCTTGAGCGACTGAGCACTCAAGTGGCAACATGGAAGGATTGGAAGTCCAACTTCCCAGATTCTGAGGTCGTTGTCGCCTCAAGAGAACTGCTCCTTCGCGAACATGGCACGGATGAGAGAACTGCCTTTGGTCACCCGTATATTCCCGAGTACTTCTTCCCGACTTCGAACACCAATGACTTACGCTTACCATTAAATGCTCCTGTCGTCGGCATGCCCCCACAGCATGGCCAAGGCGAAATCGCCATTCCCCTCCGTGATATTAATCTTTCGCCTGAACCTAAAATTTTTGAGCTTGATGGCGGTCAAATCCTAGTGATCCCGCGCCAATTGCGTTCGGCGCTTGTCTTCTGGCTTAATGGTCTGACTATCGAGGGCTGGAGCTTTGACGAGAGCAGCCAGCACATTCGCAATGGCGAACTGCGCTGGTCTCTGGTAGGAGAACCACTATCGAAACAGGAACCTCTGGAACGAGCCGATTTCTATATCGCTGAGTGGTACGAATGGGTCTCCTCTTACCCTGAGTCACCCCTTTTTGGTCATAAGCCTGACGAAACCAACCCATAG
- the upp gene encoding uracil phosphoribosyltransferase yields MNDVKTKEFCRVVRHPVLQHKLCQLRNRKTTPWMFRDLMEDVSQLLAYEVARDLNLKAVDVETPMRETKGYKIADKLVLVAIMRAGTGMLNGMQRLMSFAGVGHIGIYRDKFVKSTVEYYFRLPKDVEGAKVILLDPMLATGDTAVASITRLKEFNVSEIKFVTLIASRPGLEKVHEWHPDVEIYTLSVEPELDENGYILPGIGDAGDRLYGTGDDV; encoded by the coding sequence ATGAATGATGTGAAGACAAAAGAATTTTGCCGGGTGGTCCGGCACCCAGTTCTTCAGCACAAGCTGTGTCAGTTGAGAAACAGAAAGACCACGCCATGGATGTTTCGTGATTTGATGGAGGATGTGAGTCAGTTGCTGGCTTATGAAGTAGCTAGGGATCTGAACTTGAAGGCCGTGGATGTTGAGACTCCCATGCGTGAAACCAAAGGCTATAAGATTGCCGATAAGTTGGTTTTGGTGGCTATCATGCGCGCCGGAACGGGGATGTTAAACGGCATGCAGCGTCTAATGTCATTTGCGGGCGTGGGTCACATTGGAATTTACCGGGATAAATTCGTCAAAAGTACGGTGGAGTATTATTTTCGGCTTCCTAAAGATGTTGAGGGGGCCAAGGTGATCCTGCTCGACCCCATGTTGGCCACAGGAGATACAGCAGTCGCGTCCATCACTCGTCTGAAGGAATTTAATGTCTCGGAAATCAAGTTTGTTACGTTGATTGCCTCCCGTCCGGGGCTGGAAAAGGTCCATGAGTGGCACCCTGATGTGGAGATCTACACATTAAGTGTTGAACCCGAGTTGGATGAAAATGGCTATATTCTGCCAGGCATCGGCGATGCTGGTGATCGTTTGTATGGAACGGGAGACGACGTCTAA
- the udk gene encoding uridine kinase, translated as MPDQSGACILGISGGSGSGKTTLARELVRRLGERGTILYQDWYYRDQSHRFDFDGGQVNFDHPDALEFELMAQHLTALRRGDPIEVPQYDFATHRRLPETMKFPCRPVVIVDGILILHSELVRPLFHLSVFVETSEDVRFQRRLARDVAERGRTPDGVSNQFKLQVKPMHDQFVEPSRFHADHLISGERDFSEIIAGILQSLP; from the coding sequence ATGCCCGACCAATCGGGCGCCTGCATCCTCGGCATAAGTGGCGGGAGCGGTTCGGGCAAAACCACCCTGGCACGGGAACTGGTTCGCCGGCTAGGGGAGCGGGGGACCATTCTTTATCAGGACTGGTATTATCGTGACCAAAGCCACCGTTTTGATTTTGATGGAGGGCAGGTAAACTTCGATCATCCGGACGCCCTAGAATTCGAACTTATGGCCCAACATTTGACAGCCTTGAGACGAGGCGACCCGATTGAAGTTCCCCAATATGATTTCGCCACTCATCGGCGGTTGCCAGAAACCATGAAGTTTCCCTGTCGCCCGGTTGTGATTGTCGATGGAATCTTGATTCTTCACTCTGAACTGGTGAGGCCCTTGTTTCATCTCAGCGTTTTTGTGGAAACCAGTGAGGATGTCCGATTTCAGAGGCGGTTAGCCCGGGATGTGGCGGAGAGAGGGCGAACTCCTGATGGGGTTTCCAATCAGTTTAAACTTCAGGTCAAACCCATGCATGATCAATTTGTGGAGCCTTCTCGCTTCCATGCCGATCATTTGATTTCAGGGGAAAGGGATTTTTCCGAAATCATTGCCGGGATTCTTCAGTCCCTTCCTTAA